From one Cytophagia bacterium CHB2 genomic stretch:
- a CDS encoding asparaginase: MAIRILITGGTFDKEYDEINGRLYFRDSHVVEMLRLGRCRLPTEIRTVMMIDSLDMTDADRATILDQCRRCAEDKIVITHGTDTMVETAHVLAAGVKDKTIVMTGAMVPYAFGSSDGLFNLGSALSFVQALPPGVYLAMNGMYFTWDNVRKNRELGVFEKIRQT; encoded by the coding sequence ATGGCAATCCGAATTCTCATTACCGGCGGCACGTTCGATAAAGAATACGATGAAATCAATGGCCGGCTTTATTTTCGCGATTCGCATGTGGTGGAAATGCTGCGGTTGGGGCGTTGCCGCCTGCCCACGGAAATTCGCACGGTGATGATGATCGACAGCCTCGACATGACGGACGCCGATCGCGCGACGATCCTCGATCAATGCCGGCGCTGTGCCGAGGATAAAATCGTCATCACGCACGGCACCGACACGATGGTGGAAACCGCGCACGTTTTGGCGGCCGGCGTGAAGGATAAGACGATCGTCATGACCGGCGCGATGGTGCCGTATGCCTTCGGCAGCTCCGACGGGTTGTTCAATCTCGGCAGCGCGCTGTCGTTCGTGCAGGCCTTGCCGCCGGGCGTTTATCTTGCGATGAACGGCATGTATTTTACCTGGGATAATGTCCGCAAAAATCGCGAACTCGGTGTGTTTGAAAAGATTCGCCAGACATGA